In Prunus dulcis chromosome 2, ALMONDv2, whole genome shotgun sequence, a single genomic region encodes these proteins:
- the LOC117619198 gene encoding glutamate receptor 1.4-like, with translation MEFQGKMQTILCLSFVTLFSLVGLLCAEIDGSPNIVLEEVHVGVILDMGSSEGKIILSCISTALSDFYHLHNNYSTRVILHTRDSKGKALHALSAALNLLDKIKVEAIIGAQTKMEANLLAELGEEAKVPVLSLSGLRTSPFGAPGEYPFFVEITQDETSQVTAISGLIEMFKWRDVILLYENTDYGRDIIPFFINSIEEANVTIVYKSCIAASSADEQIIEELRNLTKLKTAVFVVHVSHFLVPRLFLNAKKLGLLSEGYAWIMTSTSMNFLHFSMDPSVIESTQGVLGLKSYTPASTRLHNLTSRLRRIFYMQDPNIEVSAVIPDGTTWALAEAVERTWTSTGLNLVNLNNITSSKHGLLLLQEILQTRFKGLSGEEIQYPNGKLVSTAIEIVNVIGKGERRVGLWPCEEKHTRDSYPLNSRRNLLSTNDLETIIWPGGSSTIPRGSKMQLSNSSKIKLRVGVPVRIGFNELVHMKHDNQTNRTYFTGFCIDVFEAAIRALPYEVNYTFIPFPIGINESYNDIVYQVFLQTFDAVVGDTTITSERSQNVCFTIPYTDLGVGMLVSNENEDMWFFLKPLSADLWITTAVFFILTGFVVWVIERPVNPEFQGTHSQQIGTILCYAFSTLVYAHREKLLNNLAKFVVIIWVFAVLILTSSYTATLTSIMTVNQIQVNSRVNIGYHSLISRQGVANIKFKSSYKTVEEYALALSRGSKHGGVSAIVDEVPYIKIFLGHYPTGYSMINPESTTNGFGFVFPKGSNLVHDMSMQIQQMREEGKLIEMEKVWFHKGTIPMFDNTNSDPNTLNFHTFRGLFLITGVSSAFALFIFIIFPLKEKWYAVKKFRFRYRVREKLQRVRKFFSHKVSNENEENQ, from the exons ATGGAGTTTCAAGGGAAGATGCAAACCATCCTCTGCCTGTCCTTTGTGACCTTGTTTAGCCTTGTAGGTCTCTTGTGTGctgaaattgatggcagtccCAATATTGTTTTGGAAGAGGTTCATGTTGGTGTGATTCTTGATATGGGGTCAAGCGAAGGAAAGATTATTCTCAGCTGCATTTCAACAGCCCTGTCTGATTTCTACCATCTGCATAATAACTACAGCACAAGAGTAATTCTGCACACCAGAGATTCCAAAGGAAAAGCTCTACATGCTCTATCAGCTG CTCTAAATCTTTTGGATAAGATCAAAGTGGAAGCAATAATTGGTGcacaaacaaaaatggaagcaAACCTATTGGCAGAGTTAGGAGAAGAAGCTAAAGTCCCTGTATTGTCACTTTCTGGACTTCGTACTAGTCCTTTCGGTGCTCCTGGCGAATATCCCTTCTTTGTTGAGATTACACAAGATGAAACTTCTCAAGTTACGGCAATCAGTGGCCTTATTGAAATGTTCAAATGGAGGGATGTCATCCTTCTATATGAGAACACAGATTATGGGAGAGACATCATTCCATTTTTTATCAACTCCATTGAAGAAGCAAATGTGACTATTGTATATAAAAGTTGCATTGCTGCCTCCTCAGCAGATGAACAGATCATTGAAGAGCTCCGCAACCTCACAAAGTTGAAGACGGCGGTATTTGTGGTGCATGTATCACATTTTCTTGTTCCTCGCCTTTTCTTGAATGCAAAAAAGTTAGGCCTGCTCAGTGAAGGGTATGCTTGGATCATGACATCAACTAGCatgaatttcttgcatttttccATGGACCCATCTGTAATTGAGTCAACGCAAGGAGTGCTCGGTTTGAAGTCTTATACTCCAGCATCAACCCGCCTCCACAATCTTACTTCAAGATTGAGGAGGATATTTTACATGCAGGATCCTAACATAGAAGTAAGTGCGGTAATCCCAGATGGAACAACTTGGGCTCTAGCTGAAGCAGTTGAGAGGACCTGGACTTCTACAGGATTGAACCTAGTGAATTTAAACAATATTACATCCTCCAAACATGGACTTCTGCTTCTTCAAGAGATATTGCAAACAAGGTTTAAGGGTTTAAGCGGTGAAGAAATTCAATATCCAAATGGGAAGCTAGTTTCGACTGCAATTGAGATTGTGAATGTTATAGGAAAAGGGGAAAGAAGGGTTGGATTGTGGCCATGTGAAGAAAAACACACAAGAGATTCCTACCCACTTAATAGCAGAAGAAATTTACTTTCGACCAACGATCTCGAAACAATCATATGGCCTGGAGGATCATCAACCATCCCAAGAGGTTCAAAGATGCAATTGAGTAATagttccaaaataaaattaagagtTGGAGTTCCAGTGAGAATAGGGTTCAACGAACTTGTGCATATGAAACATGATAATCAAACCAATCGAACATATTTCACAGGCTTCTGCATCGACGTATTCGAGGCTGCAATTAGAGCATTGCCGTATGAAGTAAATTATACCTTCATTCCATTTCCGATTGGCATTAATGAAAGTTACAATGATATTGTTTACCAAGTTTTTCTCCAG ACATTCGATGCTGTTGTTGGGGATACCACGATCACATCGGAGAGATCTCAGAATGTGTGTTTTACAATACCATATACTGACTTAGGTGTGGGGATGCTAGtatcaaatgaaaatgaagacaTGTGGTTTTTCTTGAAACCTCTTTCGGCAGATCTTTGGATCACAACTGCGGTTTTCTTTATCTTGACCGGTTTCGTTGTGTGGGTAATTGAGCGTCCTGTCAACCCAGAATTCCAAGGCACACATTCGCAGCAAATCGGAACCATATTATGCTATGCCTTCTCAACCCTTGTGTATGCTCATA GGGAGAAGTTGTTAAACAATTTAGCAAAGTTTGTAGTGATCATATGGGTTTTTGCTGTGCTTATATTGACTTCCAGTTACACAGCAACTCTGACATCAATTATGACAGTTAACCAAATACAAGTAAACTCAAGAGTAAATATAGGTTACCATTCATTAATCAGTCGGCAAGGGGTAGCGaacataaaattcaaaagttcTTATAAGACGGTTGAAGAATATGCTCTCGCTTTATCAAGAGGAAGTAAGCATGGTGGTGTCTCTGCTATCGTTGACGAGGTTCCGTACATTAAGATCTTCCTTGGACACTATCCTACTGGCTACTCCATGATTAATCCCGAATCTACCACCAATGGTTTTGGCTTT GTTTTCCCTAAAGGTTCGAATTTGGTCCATGATATGTCAATGCAAATTcaacaaatgagagaagagGGAAAGCTTATAGAGATGGAGAAGGTCTGGTTTCATAAGGGAACAATTCCCATGTTTGACAACACAAACAGTGATCCCAATACTCTAAACTTCCATACCTTTCGTGGTTTATTTCTCATTACTGGGGTTTCTTCAGCTTTTGCTCTTTTCATATTCATAATATTCCCACTCAAAGAAAAATGGTATGCCGTGAAGAAATTCAGATTTAGATATCGGGTTCGAGAAAAGCTGCAGCGTGTAAGGAAGTTCTTCTCTCACAAAGTTTCCAATGAAAACGAAGAAAACCAGTAG
- the LOC117617220 gene encoding glutamate receptor 1.3-like: MYMEFQGKKQTILCLSFVTLFSLVGLLCAEIDGSPNIVVEEVHVGVILDMGSREGKIILSCISTALSDFYHLHNNYSTRVILHTRDSKGKALHALSAALNLLDKIKVEAIIGAQTRMEANLLAELGEEAKVPVLSLSGLRTSPFGAPGEYPFFVEITQDETSQVTAISGLIEMFKWRDVILLYENTDYGRDIIPFFINSIEEANVTIVYKSCIAASSADEQIIEELRNLTKLKTAVFVVHVSHFLVPRLFLNAKKLGLLSEGYAWIMTSTSMNFLHFSMDPSVIESTQGVLGLKSYTPASTRLHNLTSRLRRIFYMQDPNIEVSAVIPDGIWAYDATWALAEAVERTWTSTGLNLVNLNNITSSKHGLLLLQEILQTRFKGLSGEEIQYPNGKLVSSAFEIVNVIGKGERRVGFWPCEEKHTRDSYPLNNRRNLLSTNDLETIIWPGGSSTIPRGSKMHVSTSSEIKLRVGVPVKKGFNELVHMKHDNQTNRTYFTGFCIDVFEAAIRALPYEVNYTFIPFPIGINASYNDLVYQVFLQTFDAVVGDTTITWERSQYVGFTIPYTDLGVGMLVSNENGDMWIFLKPLSADLWITIAGFFILTGFVVWVIERPVNPEFQGTPSQQIGTILWFAFSTLVYAHREKLLNNLAKFVVIIWVFSVLILTSSYTATLTSIMTVNQIQLHSRGDYIGYQSGSFTPGLVKNLNFKGLNPYNLVEEYALALSRGSKHGGVSSIVDELPYMKIFLAHYPTGYSVIKPESSTNGFGFVFPKGSKLVHDMSMQIQLMREEGKLIDMEKVWFHKRTISMFDNTTSDPNTLNFHTFRGLFLVTGVSSAFALFIFIIFPLKEKWYAVKKFRFRYQVREKLQRVRKFFSRKVSNESEENQ; the protein is encoded by the exons ATGTATATGGAGTTTCAAGGGAAGAAGCAAACCATCCTCTGCCTGTCTTTTGTGACCTTGTTTAGCCTTGTAGGTCTCTTGTGTGctgaaattgatggcagtccCAATATTGTTGTGGAAGAGGTTCATGTTGGTGTGATTCTTGATATGGGGTCAAGGGAAGGAAAGATTATTCTCAGCTGCATTTCAACAGCCCTGTCTGATTTCTACCATCTGCATAATAACTACAGCACAAGAGTAATTCTGCACACCAGAGATTCCAAAGGAAAAGCTCTGCATGCTCTATCAGCTG CTCTAAATCTTTTGGATAAGATCAAAGTGGAAGCAATAATTGGTGCACAAACAAGAATGGAAGCAAACCTATTGGCAGAGTTAGGAGAAGAAGCTAAAGTCCCTGTATTGTCACTTTCTGGACTTCGTACTAGTCCTTTCGGTGCTCCTGGCGAATATCCCTTCTTTGTTGAGATTACACAAGATGAAACTTCTCAAGTTACGGCAATCAGTGGCCTTATTGAAATGTTCAAATGGAGGGATGTCATCCTTCTATATGAGAACACAGATTATGGGAGAGACATCATTCCATTTTTTATCAACTCCATTGAAGAAGCAAATGTGACTATTGTATATAAAAGTTGCATTGCTGCCTCCTCAGCAGATGAACAGATCATTGAAGAGCTCCGCAACCTCACAAAGTTGAAGACGGCGGTATTTGTGGTGCATGTATCACATTTTCTTGTTCCTCGCCTTTTCTTGAATGCAAAAAAGTTAGGCCTGCTCAGTGAAGGGTATGCTTGGATCATGACATCAACTAGCatgaatttcttgcatttttccATGGACCCATCTGTAATTGAGTCAACGCAAGGAGTGCTCGGTTTGAAGTCTTATACTCCAGCATCAACCCGCCTCCACAATCTTACTTCAAGATTGAGGAGGATATTTTACATGCAGGATCCTAACATAGAAGTAAGTGCGGTAATCCCAGATGGAATTTGGGCATATGATGCAACTTGGGCTCTAGCTGAAGCAGTTGAGAGGACCTGGACTTCTACAGGATTGAACCTAGTGAATTTAAACAATATTACGTCCTCCAAACATGGACTTCTGCTTCTTCAAGAGATATTGCAAACAAGGTTTAAGGGATTAAGCGGTGAAGAAATTCAATATCCAAATGGGAAGCTAGTTTCAAGTGCATTTGAGATTGTGAATGTCATAGGAAAAGGGGAAAGAAGGGTTGGATTTTGGCCATGTGAAGAAAAACACACAAGAGATTCCTACCCACTTAATAACAGAAGAAATTTACTTTCGACCAACGATCTCGAAACAATCATATGGCCTGGAGGATCATCAACCATCCCAAGAGGTTCAAAGATGCATGTGAGTACTAGTTCTGAAATAAAACTAAGAGTTGGCGTTCCAGTGAAAAAAGGGTTCAACGAACTTGTGCATATGAAACATGATAATCAAACCAATCGAACATATTTCACAGGCTTCTGCATCGACGTATTCGAGGCTGCAATTAGAGCATTGCCGTATGAAGTAAATTATACCTTCATTCCATTTCCGATTGGCATTAATGCAAGTTACAATGATCTTGTTTACCAAGTTTTTCTCCAG ACATTCGATGCTGTTGTTGGGGATACCACGATCACATGGGAGAGATCTCAGTATGTTGGTTTTACAATACCATATACTGACTTAGGTGTGGGGATGCTAGTatcaaatgaaaatggagACATGTGGATTTTCTTGAAACCTCTTTCGGCAGATCTTTGGATCACAATTGCGGGTTTCTTTATCTTGACCGGTTTCGTTGTGTGGGTAATTGAGCGTCCTGTCAACCCAGAATTCCAAGGGACACCTTCGCAGCAAATCGGAACCATATTATGGTTTGCCTTCTCAACCCTTGTGTATGCTCATA GGGAGAAGTTGTTAAACAATTTAGCAAAGTTTGTAGTGATCATATGGGTGTTTTCTGTGCTTATATTGACTTCCAGTTACACAGCAACTCTGACATCAATTATGACAGTTAACCAAATACAATTACACTCAAGAGGGGACTATATAGGTTACCAATCAGGTTCATTCACCCCGGGACTGGTAAAGAACTTGAATTTCAAAGGTCTTAATCCCTATAATTTGGTTGAAGAATATGCTCTCGCTTTATCAAGAGGAAGTAAGCATGGTGGTGTCTCTTCTATCGTTGACGAGCTTCCATACATGAAGATCTTCCTTGCACACTATCCTACTGGCTATTCCGTGATTAAACCCGAATCTAGCACCAATGGTTTTGGCTTT GTTTTCCCTAAAGGTTCGAAATTGGTCCATGATATGTCAATGCAAATTCAACTAATGAGAGAAGAGGGAAAGCTTATAGACATGGAGAAGGTCTGGTTTCATAAGAGAACAATTTCTATGTTTGACAACACAACGAGCGATCCCAATACTCTAAACTTCCATACCTTTCGTGGTTTATTTCTCGTTACTGGGGTTTCTTCAGCTTTTGctcttttcatatttataatattccCACTCAAAGAAAAATGGTATGCCGTGAAGAAATTCAGGTTTAGATATCAGGTTCGAGAAAAGCTGCAGCGTGTAAGGAAGTTCTTCTCTCGCAAAGTTTCCAATGAAAGCGAAGAAAACCAATAG